Proteins found in one Planctomycetes bacterium MalM25 genomic segment:
- the acn gene encoding Aconitate hydratase precursor, with protein sequence MATVFDPFSARDTFKAPQGELGIYRLAKLEEAGLTKLAALPYSIRVLLESVLRNCDGYVVTEENVKQMAAWADNKGTKPVEIPFKPARVVLQDFTGVPCVVDLAAMRSAMQRLGGDPGKINPLVPVDLVIDHSVQIDHFLGDGALDLNTELEFTRNKERYEFLRWGQKAFDNFRVVPPGTGIVHQVNLEYLAKCVFTGKDQEGAVAFPDSLVGTDSHTTMIDGLGVVGWGVGGIEAEGVMLGQPIYMLTPEVVGMRLTGKLPAGATATDMVLTVTEILRKEKVVGKFVEFCGPGVSSMSLADRATIANMSPEYGATMGFFPVDEVTLDYLRQTGRTDDEVALAEAYSRENHLFRTDDAPEPTFTKLVELDLSTVVPSLAGPKRPQDRVPLTEMKASFAESLTTEVGPQGFGLSGDALKSTATVVDNGHTTDITHGAVAIAAITSCTNTSNPSVMVAAGLVAKKAAAHGLKAKPYVKTSIAPGSRVVTDYYAKSGLDEELAKVGFYTVGYGCTTCIGNSGPLPEPVSNAVVEGDLIVSGVLSGNRNFEGRINPHVKANYLASPPLVVAYALAGTTDIDLTTEPIGKSDSGEEVFLKDIWPTHDEVAEVVKACVLPEMFVEQYDGVWDKNEKWNAIATSEGNLFDWNEDSTYVQEPPFLTTITTDVAPIEPITGAKCLAVLGDSTTTDHISPAGAIAKDSPAGKFLQDAGVEPVDFNSYGSRRGNDRVMTRGTFANIRIRNQLAPGTEGGVTRYLPTGEVMPIYDASMKYQADGTPLVVLAGAEYGTGSSRDWAAKGTYLLGVRAVMAASFERIHRSNLVMMGVLPLEFTDGQTKESLGLTGEETFDLAGLSDDLEPRQKLTVKAGDKEFEVTVRIDTPVELDYYRHGGILAFVLRKLLKG encoded by the coding sequence ATGGCCACCGTCTTCGACCCGTTCTCCGCCCGCGACACGTTCAAGGCCCCTCAGGGGGAGCTCGGCATCTATCGGCTTGCGAAGCTCGAAGAGGCGGGCCTCACGAAGCTCGCCGCCCTGCCCTACTCGATCCGCGTGCTGCTCGAGTCGGTCCTGCGGAACTGCGACGGCTACGTCGTGACCGAAGAGAACGTCAAGCAGATGGCCGCCTGGGCCGACAACAAGGGGACGAAGCCGGTCGAGATCCCCTTCAAGCCGGCACGCGTCGTCCTGCAGGACTTCACCGGCGTGCCGTGCGTCGTTGACTTGGCGGCGATGCGCTCGGCGATGCAGCGCCTCGGTGGCGACCCGGGCAAGATCAACCCGCTCGTGCCGGTCGACCTGGTGATCGACCACTCGGTGCAGATCGACCACTTCCTGGGCGACGGGGCGCTCGACCTCAACACCGAGCTCGAGTTCACCCGCAACAAGGAACGCTACGAGTTCCTCCGCTGGGGCCAGAAGGCGTTCGACAACTTCCGTGTCGTCCCACCCGGCACGGGCATCGTTCACCAGGTGAATCTCGAGTACCTGGCGAAGTGCGTCTTCACGGGCAAGGACCAAGAGGGCGCGGTCGCGTTCCCGGACTCGCTCGTGGGCACCGACAGCCACACCACGATGATCGACGGCCTCGGCGTCGTCGGTTGGGGCGTCGGCGGCATCGAGGCGGAGGGCGTCATGCTCGGCCAGCCGATCTACATGCTCACGCCCGAGGTCGTCGGCATGCGGCTCACGGGCAAGCTCCCCGCCGGCGCGACAGCGACCGACATGGTGCTCACCGTCACCGAGATCCTCCGGAAGGAGAAGGTCGTCGGCAAGTTCGTCGAGTTCTGCGGCCCCGGCGTCAGCAGCATGTCGCTCGCCGACCGCGCGACGATCGCCAACATGAGCCCCGAGTACGGCGCCACGATGGGCTTCTTCCCCGTCGACGAGGTCACGCTCGACTACCTGCGCCAGACCGGCCGCACCGACGACGAGGTCGCCCTCGCCGAGGCGTACAGCCGCGAGAACCACCTGTTCCGCACCGACGACGCCCCTGAGCCGACCTTCACGAAGCTTGTGGAGCTCGACCTGTCGACCGTCGTCCCCTCGCTCGCCGGCCCCAAGCGTCCGCAGGACCGCGTGCCGCTCACTGAGATGAAGGCGTCGTTCGCCGAGTCGCTCACCACCGAAGTCGGCCCGCAGGGCTTCGGCCTCTCGGGCGACGCGCTCAAGAGCACCGCCACGGTCGTCGACAACGGCCACACGACCGACATCACGCACGGCGCCGTGGCGATCGCGGCGATCACCAGCTGCACGAACACGTCGAACCCGAGCGTCATGGTCGCCGCCGGCCTCGTCGCCAAGAAGGCGGCCGCCCACGGCCTCAAGGCGAAGCCGTACGTGAAGACGTCGATCGCCCCCGGGTCGCGGGTCGTCACCGACTACTACGCGAAGTCGGGCCTCGACGAGGAGCTCGCGAAGGTCGGCTTCTACACGGTCGGCTACGGCTGCACGACCTGCATCGGCAACTCGGGCCCGCTCCCCGAGCCGGTCTCGAACGCCGTCGTCGAGGGCGACCTGATCGTCTCCGGCGTGCTGAGTGGCAACCGGAACTTCGAGGGCCGCATCAACCCGCACGTGAAGGCGAACTACCTCGCCAGCCCGCCGCTCGTGGTCGCCTACGCCCTCGCCGGCACGACCGACATCGATCTGACCACTGAGCCGATCGGCAAGAGCGACTCGGGCGAGGAGGTCTTCCTCAAGGACATCTGGCCGACCCACGACGAGGTCGCCGAGGTCGTGAAGGCGTGCGTGCTGCCCGAGATGTTCGTCGAGCAGTACGACGGCGTCTGGGACAAGAACGAGAAGTGGAACGCGATCGCCACGAGCGAGGGCAACCTGTTCGACTGGAACGAGGACAGCACCTACGTCCAGGAGCCGCCGTTCCTCACGACGATCACGACCGACGTCGCCCCGATCGAGCCGATCACCGGCGCCAAGTGCCTCGCCGTCCTGGGCGACTCGACCACGACCGACCACATCAGCCCCGCCGGCGCGATCGCCAAGGACTCGCCCGCCGGCAAGTTCCTGCAAGACGCGGGCGTCGAGCCGGTCGATTTCAACAGCTACGGCTCCCGCCGGGGCAACGACCGGGTGATGACCCGCGGCACGTTCGCGAATATTCGTATTCGCAACCAGCTGGCCCCGGGCACGGAGGGGGGCGTCACCAGGTACTTGCCTACGGGCGAGGTGATGCCGATCTACGACGCCAGCATGAAGTACCAGGCCGACGGCACGCCGCTGGTGGTGCTCGCCGGCGCCGAGTACGGCACCGGCTCGTCACGCGACTGGGCCGCCAAGGGGACGTACCTCCTCGGCGTGCGGGCGGTGATGGCGGCCAGCTTCGAGCGGATCCACCGCAGCAACCTCGTGATGATGGGCGTGCTGCCGCTGGAGTTCACGGACGGCCAAACCAAAGAATCCCTCGGCCTCACCGGCGAAGAGACCTTCGACCTCGCCGGCCTCTCCGACGACCTGGAGCCCCGCCAGAAGCTGACCGTGAAGGCGGGCGACAAGGAGTTCGAGGTCACCGTGCGGATCGACACCCCCGTCGAACTCGACTACTACCGTCACGGCGGCATCTTGGCGTTCGTGCTGCGGAAGCTGTTGAAGGGGTAG
- a CDS encoding PhoD-like phosphatase: MRSLLLLALATAPTLADDHGKPPVRAPFEGVDTLCVNDWWNRKPSEIVDLRVPRDEVVAFALYTVADNTLKLTAQLYPLYPKESRTVVLEVERDGEWVKVGEQSVNDLGWCTTFRVSHWGTKRDVAYRVSHLDGSAYEGTIRRDPADKPEIVVASLSCNSNKDRGMRPNYVRNINHQDPDLVFFAGDQSYDHKQHTAAWLKFGLQFREVFRHRPCVTIPDDHDIGQGNLWGERGKKATTHAGDDGGYFYHPEYVRMVERAQCGHLPDPYDPTPIEQGIGVYYTSLKIGGVDFAILEDRKFKSGPNGKIPKMGPRPDHINDPAYDRAAIDLPGLKLLGDRQLAFLEEWGQQPGAKMRCVLSQTGFAGACHLHGGGDDVKNRLLADLDSNGWPQTGRLKAVRLIKAAGAVHLAGDQHISTLLQHGIDGYRDGPWAFLSPAIHNSYYSRWWRPLGEVAGANRSPDNPLPWTGDYEDGFGNKLTMHAYANPDSPSHGSGYGLVRFHTDRNEVTFECWPRETDATQPGAKQFTGWPKTVKISR, from the coding sequence ATGAGATCGCTCCTGCTGCTCGCCCTCGCCACGGCCCCCACCCTCGCGGACGACCACGGCAAACCACCCGTGCGGGCGCCGTTTGAGGGCGTCGACACGCTCTGCGTGAACGACTGGTGGAACCGCAAGCCATCGGAGATCGTCGATCTGCGCGTGCCACGGGACGAGGTGGTGGCGTTCGCCCTGTACACGGTGGCGGACAACACGCTCAAGCTGACCGCACAGCTCTACCCGCTGTACCCGAAGGAGTCTCGGACCGTCGTCCTGGAGGTCGAACGGGACGGCGAGTGGGTCAAGGTCGGCGAGCAATCGGTCAACGACCTCGGCTGGTGCACCACTTTTCGCGTTAGCCACTGGGGCACAAAGCGGGACGTCGCCTACCGGGTCTCGCACCTGGACGGTTCGGCCTACGAGGGGACCATCCGCCGCGATCCAGCCGACAAGCCGGAGATCGTGGTGGCGAGCCTCTCGTGCAACTCGAACAAGGACCGCGGGATGCGGCCGAACTACGTCCGCAATATCAACCACCAAGACCCGGACCTCGTCTTTTTCGCGGGCGATCAGTCGTACGACCACAAGCAGCACACGGCGGCCTGGCTGAAGTTCGGCCTGCAGTTCCGTGAGGTCTTCCGCCACCGCCCCTGCGTGACGATCCCGGACGACCACGATATCGGCCAGGGCAACCTGTGGGGCGAGCGTGGCAAGAAGGCGACAACCCACGCCGGCGACGACGGCGGCTACTTCTACCACCCCGAGTACGTTCGGATGGTCGAGCGGGCCCAGTGCGGGCACCTGCCTGACCCGTACGACCCGACGCCGATCGAGCAGGGCATCGGCGTCTACTACACGAGCCTGAAGATCGGCGGCGTCGACTTCGCGATCCTCGAGGACCGCAAGTTCAAGTCGGGCCCCAACGGCAAGATCCCCAAGATGGGGCCACGCCCGGACCACATCAACGACCCCGCCTACGACCGCGCGGCGATCGATCTGCCGGGGCTCAAGCTCCTGGGCGATCGCCAGCTCGCCTTCCTCGAAGAGTGGGGCCAGCAGCCCGGAGCCAAGATGCGCTGCGTCCTGTCGCAGACCGGCTTCGCCGGCGCATGCCACCTGCACGGCGGCGGCGACGACGTGAAGAACCGGCTCCTGGCCGACCTCGACTCCAACGGCTGGCCGCAAACGGGTCGCCTGAAGGCGGTGCGGCTCATCAAGGCGGCCGGCGCCGTGCACCTCGCCGGCGACCAGCACATATCGACGCTGCTTCAGCACGGCATCGACGGCTACCGCGACGGCCCGTGGGCGTTCCTCTCGCCGGCGATTCACAACAGCTACTACAGCCGTTGGTGGCGTCCGCTCGGCGAGGTCGCCGGCGCCAACCGCTCACCCGATAACCCGCTGCCGTGGACCGGCGACTACGAGGACGGCTTCGGCAATAAGCTGACGATGCACGCCTACGCGAACCCGGACAGCCCCTCGCACGGTTCGGGCTACGGGCTCGTCCGCTTCCACACCGACCGCAACGAGGTCACCTTCGAGTGCTGGCCGCGCGAGACGGACGCCACGCAGCCCGGAGCGAAGCAGTTCACCGGCTGGCCGAAGACCGTGAAGATCAGCCGCTGA